A region of Mycoplasmopsis bovirhinis DNA encodes the following proteins:
- a CDS encoding LemA family protein, translating into MANLYNNRENKNSEGFNPYVDNTELSAKSSTAATIIFWIVGLIIFSGIYFLVKRNSYLRQQNHINEAASTIDVQLAKRSDTLVKLFDVVQSHKQFEKDTFSEIARLRTFRSSTNLTSSQRSELEGLNSSLFGRLMAVSENYPELKASQSYKELTEQIIYLEREIAAARRLYNSSVTQFNSSIFTWPGSVIAAALKLSTFALFAASSRQREDVSMKGL; encoded by the coding sequence ATGGCAAATTTATATAACAATAGAGAAAACAAAAATAGCGAAGGTTTTAACCCATATGTAGATAATACCGAACTAAGTGCAAAATCAAGTACTGCTGCAACAATAATCTTTTGAATCGTAGGTCTAATTATTTTTTCTGGAATTTATTTTTTAGTAAAAAGAAATTCATACCTTAGACAACAAAACCATATTAATGAAGCAGCTTCAACAATTGATGTTCAATTAGCTAAAAGATCTGATACCTTAGTTAAATTATTTGATGTAGTTCAATCTCACAAACAATTTGAAAAAGATACTTTTAGTGAAATTGCTCGTTTAAGAACTTTTAGATCTTCAACTAATTTAACAAGTTCACAACGAAGTGAACTTGAAGGTCTTAATAGTTCATTATTTGGAAGATTGATGGCTGTTTCTGAAAATTATCCAGAACTAAAAGCTTCTCAATCATATAAAGAATTAACTGAACAAATTATTTACCTTGAAAGAGAAATTGCTGCTGCACGTAGATTATATAACTCAAGTGTAACACAATTTAACTCATCAATTTTTACATGACCAGGTAGTGTAATAGCTGCTGCTTTAAAACTTTCTACATTTGCATTATTCGCTGCATCTTCAAGACAAAGAGAAGATGTTTCTATGAAAGGACTATAA